From a single Pyruvatibacter sp. genomic region:
- a CDS encoding metal-dependent hydrolase, translating to MQGETSQHEVSEGRIKAIRKMAFSFPVEQGAHWNPTQPEFSQIVNAASLAMPYLEPYLIRTMAKVRPHIDDPALVAELNKYIAQETTHYRQHKTFNDTIAACGYTSVAPFEDVLKRDYAGFGEKRSLMFNLAYAEGFESMALAIGHMLVEDRAHLFGGADPAVSSLILWHFVEEIEHKDAAFDVFHAAGGGYFRRIFGLAFATVHIMARTGQGYRALLKEDGLWRNWRSRWRLAKSLGRIFRKLTPKIIRILSPTYHPSKVADPDWVKAWWALYGDTPAVMGEQLGRLDTSRLHEPAPALVAA from the coding sequence ATGCAGGGCGAAACGTCACAGCACGAAGTGAGTGAGGGCCGCATCAAGGCCATCCGCAAGATGGCGTTCAGCTTTCCTGTTGAGCAAGGCGCACACTGGAACCCGACGCAGCCTGAGTTCAGCCAGATCGTCAACGCGGCCTCGCTGGCGATGCCATATCTGGAGCCCTACCTGATCCGCACCATGGCGAAGGTGCGCCCACACATCGACGATCCCGCGCTGGTGGCAGAACTCAATAAATACATCGCGCAGGAGACAACGCATTACCGCCAGCACAAGACCTTCAATGACACGATTGCAGCGTGCGGTTACACAAGTGTTGCCCCTTTTGAAGACGTGTTGAAGCGCGACTATGCGGGCTTTGGCGAAAAGCGGTCGTTGATGTTCAACCTCGCTTACGCAGAAGGGTTTGAATCCATGGCGCTGGCCATCGGCCACATGCTGGTGGAAGACCGCGCGCATTTGTTTGGCGGGGCTGACCCTGCTGTCTCGTCGCTCATCCTGTGGCATTTCGTTGAGGAGATTGAGCACAAGGACGCAGCCTTTGATGTGTTTCATGCGGCAGGCGGCGGCTATTTCCGGCGCATCTTCGGGCTGGCGTTTGCCACGGTGCACATCATGGCACGCACCGGCCAGGGGTATCGCGCGCTGTTGAAGGAAGACGGGCTGTGGCGCAACTGGCGCTCGCGCTGGCGGCTGGCAAAGAGCCTTGGCCGTATCTTCCGCAAGCTGACGCCCAAAATCATCCGCATCCTCAGCCCGACCTACCACCCCAGCAAGGTTGCCGACCCTGACTGGGTGAAGGCGTGGTGGGCGCTGTATGGTGATACACCTGCTGTAATGGGCGAACAGCTGGGCAGGCTGGACACATCCCGGCTTCACGAACCCGCGCCAGCGCTTGTTGCTGCATAA
- a CDS encoding pirin family protein — MSWQPSDDADCTNTADCPPVRNAIKPRPRDLGDFEVRRVLPAVEARSIGPFVFFDHMGPAVFPPGKGIDVRPHPHIGLSTLTWLFDGSLVHRDSVGAVKEIRPGEVNWMTAGSGVVHSERSSDAFRAANARIEGIQTWHALPAEHEEIDPSFEHYSAEDIPVVEQGGVRIALIAGGAFGMVSPMKVYSETLYADVRIEAGAQFGVPLGTAERALYIVSGQIEIAGQLFDDKQMLVLEEHAAPAITSPHGAHLMLIGGEPIGPRKLWWNLVSTRPERIEQAKADWAEGRFDTVPDDYEFIPLPEK, encoded by the coding sequence GTGAGCTGGCAACCATCTGATGACGCCGACTGCACCAACACGGCAGATTGCCCGCCCGTGCGCAACGCCATCAAACCCAGGCCCCGCGATCTTGGCGACTTTGAAGTGCGGCGCGTGCTGCCCGCCGTCGAAGCGCGCTCCATCGGCCCGTTTGTGTTTTTCGATCACATGGGGCCTGCCGTCTTTCCCCCCGGCAAGGGCATTGACGTGCGCCCGCACCCGCATATCGGCCTTTCGACACTCACCTGGCTGTTTGACGGCTCGCTGGTGCACCGCGACAGCGTGGGCGCGGTGAAGGAAATCCGCCCCGGTGAAGTCAACTGGATGACGGCAGGCTCCGGCGTTGTGCATTCGGAGCGCTCGTCTGATGCCTTTCGGGCGGCGAACGCCCGCATCGAAGGCATCCAGACATGGCACGCACTCCCTGCCGAGCACGAGGAGATTGACCCCAGCTTCGAGCACTACAGCGCCGAAGACATTCCCGTTGTTGAGCAAGGCGGCGTGCGCATTGCGCTGATTGCCGGTGGCGCATTCGGCATGGTGTCGCCGATGAAAGTCTATTCAGAAACGCTGTATGCAGATGTGCGCATTGAGGCTGGCGCGCAGTTTGGCGTGCCGCTGGGAACTGCGGAGCGCGCGCTGTATATCGTCAGTGGACAGATTGAAATCGCGGGGCAACTGTTTGACGACAAACAGATGCTGGTGCTGGAAGAACATGCCGCCCCCGCCATAACTTCGCCACACGGAGCACACCTGATGCTGATCGGCGGGGAACCCATCGGCCCGCGCAAGCTGTGGTGGAACCTGGTCTCCACCCGACCTGAGCGCATTGAGCAGGCCAAGGCCGACTGGGCCGAAGGGCGTTTTGACACGGTGCCTGACGACTACGAATTTATTCCGCTTCCGGAGAAATAG
- a CDS encoding HupE/UreJ family protein: MTRQLQFSAICLLLLAAIALPQTAFAHAGHEPAGGFASGFFHPVLGWDHLVAMVAVGLWGAFLGAPAIWLLPVVFPLVMALGAVLGIMGMPLPGVELGIAGSALVLGLLILFAIRLPLGAAAIIVAAFAIFHGHAHGTELPAAANPFAYGAGFVVATGLLHLAGIAFGLLVRWPVGVTAVRAGGGVVSLVGVAYLAGLA; this comes from the coding sequence ATGACCCGCCAACTTCAGTTTTCAGCCATCTGTCTGCTCCTGCTTGCCGCCATCGCGCTGCCGCAGACGGCGTTCGCCCATGCCGGGCACGAGCCCGCGGGCGGTTTTGCCAGCGGGTTCTTTCACCCGGTACTGGGATGGGACCATCTGGTAGCAATGGTGGCGGTCGGCCTGTGGGGTGCTTTTCTGGGCGCGCCGGCCATCTGGCTGTTGCCGGTGGTGTTTCCGCTGGTCATGGCGCTGGGCGCGGTGCTCGGCATCATGGGGATGCCGTTGCCCGGCGTTGAACTGGGCATTGCCGGATCAGCGCTCGTCCTTGGCCTTTTGATCCTCTTCGCAATACGCCTGCCGCTGGGGGCGGCCGCAATCATTGTGGCTGCCTTCGCCATTTTCCACGGGCACGCCCACGGCACCGAGCTGCCGGCCGCTGCCAACCCGTTTGCCTATGGGGCGGGTTTTGTCGTGGCGACGGGGCTGCTGCATCTGGCAGGCATCGCCTTCGGGCTGCTGGTGCGCTGGCCTGTTGGTGTCACGGCGGTGCGGGCAGGTGGAGGCGTTGTTTCACTGGTGGGCGTGGCCTATCTGGCCGGCCTTGCTTAG
- a CDS encoding NADH:flavin oxidoreductase: protein MTDLLSQLTFTSGHSMKNRFMLAPLTNCQSHVDGTLSDDEYTWLTKRAEGGFGLTMTCAAHVQAIGQGFPGQLGIWDDKHIAGLTRLAGGIKAHNSVALVQLHHAGMRSSLVKELLDGAPVCPSDNERSGARGLTLAETQQLIEDFVRAAERAQAAGFDGVELHGAHGYILCQYFSAAINARDDAFGGDTQGRYRILFEIIDGVRTRCGADFVLGVRLSPERFGMQLGEVLGVAERLLTDDRVDFLDMSLWDCFKQPEDEAFKGKSLMEHFAALKRGNTRLGAAGALETPADAEKLMAAGYDYAMLGRAAMWNHDFPKLYADNRTFTPAALPVSRAYLNAEGISDTFVDYIKGNWPQYVAE from the coding sequence ATGACTGACCTTCTGTCGCAGCTCACCTTCACCAGTGGCCACAGTATGAAAAACCGTTTCATGCTGGCACCGCTCACCAACTGCCAGAGCCATGTGGATGGCACGCTGTCTGATGATGAATACACCTGGCTGACAAAGCGGGCCGAAGGCGGGTTTGGGCTGACCATGACATGTGCTGCCCATGTGCAGGCCATCGGTCAGGGGTTTCCAGGCCAGCTTGGCATCTGGGACGACAAACACATTGCCGGGCTGACCCGGTTGGCGGGCGGCATCAAGGCGCACAACAGTGTGGCACTGGTGCAGCTTCATCATGCGGGTATGCGCTCGTCATTGGTGAAGGAGCTTCTGGACGGTGCACCGGTGTGCCCGTCCGATAATGAGCGCTCCGGCGCGCGCGGGCTGACGCTGGCGGAGACGCAGCAATTGATTGAGGATTTTGTGCGCGCGGCTGAACGTGCACAGGCGGCGGGCTTTGACGGCGTAGAACTGCACGGGGCCCATGGCTATATCCTGTGCCAGTATTTCAGTGCCGCCATCAACGCGCGAGACGACGCCTTTGGCGGCGACACGCAGGGCCGCTATCGCATTTTGTTCGAGATCATTGATGGTGTGCGCACGCGGTGTGGCGCCGACTTTGTGCTGGGCGTGCGGCTGTCGCCGGAGCGGTTTGGAATGCAGCTTGGCGAGGTGCTGGGTGTGGCGGAGCGCCTGCTTACTGATGATCGGGTGGACTTTCTGGACATGTCGCTGTGGGACTGTTTCAAACAGCCCGAAGACGAAGCCTTCAAGGGCAAGTCGCTGATGGAGCATTTCGCAGCACTCAAGCGTGGCAACACCCGGCTTGGCGCGGCAGGTGCGCTGGAGACGCCTGCCGACGCTGAAAAACTAATGGCTGCAGGCTATGATTACGCCATGCTGGGGCGCGCTGCCATGTGGAACCACGACTTTCCAAAACTGTATGCGGACAATCGCACGTTCACGCCCGCAGCCCTGCCGGTCAGTCGCGCCTACCTCAACGCTGAAGGCATCTCGGATACATTCGTGGACTACATCAAGGGCAACTGGCCGCAATACGTGGCTGAGTAA
- a CDS encoding TetR/AcrR family transcriptional regulator codes for MAGNREKIIEGARQLMNREGTSASGTTRIADALGISPGNLYYHFKSREEIVAQIYARFERAFRDSLVSGIEQGITPVRFAAFYINAMQFAWEYRFFFASQTDLLSADENLAVRHHDLQTWSLAALENIVVVLEKQGTAALPKGRGEAARLRKSIALNTWLLWSTWISFLKVEKPESQLVRGDMARGAMQMFDVFGPWLDAAFEKAAREALTKELDRAEAVA; via the coding sequence GTGGCCGGAAACCGGGAAAAAATCATTGAGGGTGCCCGCCAGTTGATGAACCGCGAGGGCACATCTGCCAGCGGCACCACCCGCATTGCAGACGCACTGGGCATCAGTCCGGGCAATCTTTATTACCATTTCAAAAGCCGCGAGGAGATTGTCGCGCAGATTTACGCACGCTTTGAACGCGCCTTCCGCGACAGCCTTGTCTCCGGCATCGAACAGGGCATAACGCCGGTACGCTTTGCCGCGTTTTACATCAATGCCATGCAGTTTGCGTGGGAGTACCGGTTCTTCTTTGCCAGCCAGACAGACCTTCTGAGTGCTGACGAAAATCTCGCCGTCCGTCACCATGACCTGCAGACATGGAGCCTTGCGGCACTGGAAAACATCGTTGTCGTGCTGGAAAAACAAGGCACCGCCGCGTTACCCAAGGGACGCGGCGAAGCGGCCCGCCTGCGAAAATCAATCGCCCTCAACACATGGCTCTTGTGGAGCACGTGGATCAGCTTTTTGAAGGTCGAAAAACCCGAAAGCCAACTGGTGCGCGGCGACATGGCGCGCGGCGCGATGCAGATGTTTGACGTGTTCGGCCCGTGGCTGGATGCAGCATTTGAAAAAGCCGCCCGCGAGGCCCTCACGAAAGAACTCGACCGGGCGGAGGCCGTTGCCTAG
- a CDS encoding epoxyqueuosine reductase QueH gives MTHRTNQKQKPAPLALPAGDKLLLHSCCAPCSGDVMNEIERSGIDYTILFYNPNIHPRKEYDLRKEENMRFAEKLGVPFIDLDYDKDNWFERVKGFENEPERGHRCTLCFDMRFERTALYAYEHGFGTICSTLGTSRWKDFDQINGSGTRATSRYPGMAYWTHNWRKGGGSQRMLEVSKQEEFYQQEYCGCVYSLRDTNKHRMDQGRPPIRHGVKYYGKPETDYEAQAAAAKANIGSDDT, from the coding sequence ATGACGCATCGAACCAACCAGAAGCAAAAACCCGCGCCGCTTGCCCTGCCAGCGGGAGACAAGCTGTTGCTGCATTCGTGCTGCGCGCCGTGTTCGGGTGATGTCATGAACGAGATTGAGCGATCGGGCATCGACTACACGATTTTGTTTTACAATCCGAACATTCATCCGCGTAAGGAGTATGACCTGCGCAAGGAAGAGAACATGCGCTTTGCCGAGAAGCTTGGCGTGCCGTTCATCGACCTTGATTACGACAAGGACAACTGGTTTGAGCGCGTGAAGGGTTTTGAGAACGAGCCGGAGCGTGGCCACCGCTGCACGCTGTGTTTCGACATGCGGTTTGAACGCACCGCCCTTTACGCCTACGAGCACGGTTTTGGCACCATATGTTCAACGCTGGGCACCTCGCGCTGGAAAGACTTTGACCAGATCAACGGCTCTGGCACGCGGGCCACATCGCGCTATCCGGGCATGGCGTACTGGACGCATAACTGGCGCAAGGGCGGCGGTAGCCAACGCATGTTGGAAGTCTCGAAGCAGGAAGAGTTTTACCAGCAGGAATATTGCGGTTGCGTATATTCGCTGCGCGACACCAACAAGCACCGCATGGATCAGGGTCGCCCGCCGATCCGCCATGGCGTGAAGTATTACGGCAAGCCTGAGACAGACTATGAAGCGCAGGCCGCTGCGGCCAAGGCGAACATCGGCAGCGACGACACCTAG
- a CDS encoding SDR family NAD(P)-dependent oxidoreductase: MTQIAGKTIFITGCASGIGRGLVKYAIEHGAARVIATDVDSVGLGKTAEIAGALGTGIIETHLLDVSDKDAVYALADSIKADHGGADIVINNAGVALFAEVHEMTYQDFEWVMDIDFWGMVYGTKAFLPHMIERKAGHIVNVSSIFGMIAVPGNSAYHAAKFAIRGFTESLRTEMVRNETGVEISCVHPGGIKTNVARNARLAQNEELLARKDEIAKGFDDFARTTAEEAARVIFTGIEKNNPRILIGGDARFLDRIQRLMPIRYHKLLGRLFRDPEERAS; encoded by the coding sequence ATGACCCAGATTGCCGGGAAAACCATTTTTATCACGGGCTGCGCTTCAGGCATTGGCCGCGGGCTTGTGAAATATGCCATTGAGCACGGCGCGGCGCGGGTGATCGCCACCGACGTGGACTCAGTCGGCCTTGGCAAAACGGCTGAAATCGCGGGCGCGCTGGGCACGGGCATCATCGAGACCCACCTGCTGGATGTGTCCGACAAGGACGCGGTCTATGCACTGGCCGACAGCATCAAGGCAGACCATGGCGGCGCGGACATTGTCATCAACAATGCGGGCGTGGCGCTTTTCGCCGAGGTGCACGAGATGACCTATCAGGATTTTGAGTGGGTCATGGACATTGATTTCTGGGGCATGGTGTACGGCACGAAAGCGTTTCTGCCACACATGATTGAGCGCAAGGCCGGGCACATCGTCAATGTGTCGTCGATCTTCGGCATGATCGCGGTGCCGGGCAACTCCGCCTATCACGCCGCCAAGTTTGCCATTCGCGGCTTCACCGAAAGCCTGCGCACGGAAATGGTGCGCAACGAAACCGGCGTTGAAATATCGTGCGTGCATCCCGGTGGCATCAAGACCAACGTGGCGCGCAACGCCCGGCTGGCCCAGAACGAAGAACTGCTGGCCCGCAAGGATGAAATTGCCAAAGGCTTTGACGACTTTGCCCGCACCACGGCCGAAGAAGCTGCGCGGGTCATCTTTACCGGCATTGAAAAAAACAACCCGCGCATTCTGATTGGCGGCGACGCGCGTTTCCTGGATCGGATTCAGCGGCTGATGCCGATCAGGTATCACAAGCTGCTGGGACGGCTGTTTCGCGATCCCGAAGAACGCGCCTCATAG
- a CDS encoding helix-turn-helix domain-containing protein, which yields MNDVVARPQSLEGTAPETFGDHLRLWRRIRGFSQLQLSVRADVSARHVSFMESGRAKPSRQMVDTVADALDIPLRARNPMLLAAGFAPAYRETALEAPDASYIRKVLETVLKSTEPFPSLVLDRDWRVLMTNQGGGLLMSLAGEGAADKTMFELMLLPGPMRDAIVNWDEVVSDVLKRVRREADHAGDDSVLKEMMRMLPKGWKPPRRATSQVPLIIPLHMRVGGIDLRFTSIIGSLGTAADIGLSELSIETVLPADEATEKNLRAMLG from the coding sequence ATGAACGATGTTGTTGCCCGCCCACAGAGCCTTGAAGGTACGGCGCCTGAAACATTCGGCGATCATCTGCGGCTATGGCGGCGGATTCGCGGGTTCAGCCAGCTTCAGTTGAGCGTGCGGGCGGATGTGTCGGCGCGGCATGTGTCGTTCATGGAGTCGGGCCGCGCCAAACCCAGCCGCCAGATGGTGGATACGGTGGCGGACGCTCTCGACATTCCGCTTCGTGCCCGCAACCCGATGTTACTGGCGGCAGGCTTTGCCCCGGCTTACCGCGAAACCGCACTGGAGGCGCCCGACGCCAGCTACATCCGCAAGGTGCTGGAGACAGTGCTCAAGAGCACCGAGCCGTTTCCATCGCTGGTTCTGGACCGTGACTGGCGCGTGTTGATGACCAATCAGGGCGGCGGGTTGCTGATGAGTCTGGCGGGCGAGGGTGCTGCCGACAAAACCATGTTCGAGCTGATGCTGCTGCCCGGCCCGATGCGTGATGCCATCGTCAACTGGGACGAGGTGGTGTCGGACGTATTAAAGCGCGTGCGCCGGGAGGCGGATCACGCGGGGGACGACAGCGTGTTGAAAGAGATGATGCGGATGTTGCCCAAAGGCTGGAAACCGCCGCGCAGGGCCACCAGCCAGGTACCGCTCATCATTCCGCTGCATATGCGGGTTGGCGGCATTGATCTGCGGTTCACGTCGATCATCGGAAGCCTTGGGACGGCTGCCGACATCGGCCTGTCGGAACTCTCCATCGAAACGGTTTTGCCCGCTGACGAAGCCACGGAAAAAAACCTGCGCGCGATGCTGGGCTAG
- a CDS encoding HupE/UreJ family protein — MTALVAGAVGLWPAPALAHSPIDGFDGFYLGLLHPLTSAGQVLTLIAVGLVVGTADKAAFARAWLLFAALAFAGVLFGQLLGVSGGEEGALLGAALLTALMVAATPHAALRRATWMLMAAGVGGLLLGLASTPDEGPLLPTLITVAGSLVGVNLAFLYLAGATGWVHDRYPYPWARIGLRVVASWVAAIAMLMLALAFAGIWQV, encoded by the coding sequence GTGACTGCTTTGGTTGCCGGGGCAGTGGGCCTGTGGCCCGCTCCGGCGTTGGCCCATAGCCCGATTGATGGCTTTGACGGGTTCTACCTTGGCCTGCTGCACCCCCTCACCAGTGCCGGACAGGTATTGACGCTGATCGCCGTTGGACTGGTTGTGGGCACTGCGGACAAGGCGGCTTTCGCGCGGGCCTGGTTGCTGTTTGCAGCGCTTGCCTTTGCAGGTGTGCTGTTTGGCCAGCTCCTGGGCGTAAGCGGCGGCGAGGAAGGGGCGCTGTTGGGAGCGGCACTGCTCACAGCGCTCATGGTCGCCGCTACGCCGCACGCAGCCCTCAGACGAGCGACGTGGATGCTGATGGCGGCAGGGGTTGGCGGGCTTCTGCTTGGCCTTGCCTCCACACCTGACGAAGGGCCGCTGCTTCCCACGCTTATTACGGTTGCGGGAAGTCTTGTCGGCGTGAACCTGGCTTTTCTCTATCTTGCAGGCGCAACCGGCTGGGTACACGACCGCTACCCATACCCGTGGGCACGTATCGGGCTGCGGGTGGTGGCCTCATGGGTGGCGGCGATTGCCATGCTCATGCTGGCGCTCGCATTTGCCGGTATCTGGCAGGTTTAA
- a CDS encoding PAS domain-containing protein: MATPAQQAANDAARKAAQKAAREAGGRSPLLRLAPFHAYADPVCALKDRRLVELHEYWRGKRQIAPIPARGDIHPRDFKPHLPRVFMIDALPDGSFAFRLAGTAIVDLFGCEPTGKSLSTALGPQAARLASAVFTAVVEYGRPMRTLGAMDWWTPPERASFEAPAYDLSHMTFEAVHLPLSPDGAAVDMILCALVAYSGEDQPQFPEISG; encoded by the coding sequence ATGGCGACACCCGCCCAGCAGGCAGCAAACGACGCCGCGCGCAAGGCAGCCCAGAAGGCCGCCCGCGAGGCTGGCGGGCGCTCGCCCCTGCTCAGGCTCGCTCCGTTTCACGCCTACGCTGACCCCGTGTGTGCGTTGAAAGACCGCCGACTGGTGGAATTGCATGAGTATTGGCGCGGCAAACGACAGATCGCGCCCATCCCCGCGCGCGGCGATATTCACCCGCGCGATTTCAAGCCGCACCTGCCCCGCGTTTTCATGATTGATGCACTGCCCGACGGCAGCTTTGCGTTTCGGCTGGCGGGAACGGCGATTGTGGATCTGTTTGGCTGTGAGCCGACGGGCAAATCGCTGTCCACCGCATTGGGGCCGCAGGCAGCGCGGCTAGCATCTGCGGTGTTTACCGCTGTTGTTGAATATGGCCGCCCGATGCGGACGCTGGGGGCGATGGACTGGTGGACACCGCCTGAACGCGCTTCGTTTGAGGCGCCCGCCTACGATCTGTCGCACATGACATTCGAGGCCGTACATCTGCCATTGTCGCCGGATGGCGCGGCGGTGGACATGATCTTGTGTGCGCTGGTTGCGTATTCAGGCGAAGACCAGCCGCAGTTTCCCGAAATCAGCGGCTAA
- a CDS encoding beta-1,6-N-acetylglucosaminyltransferase, translated as MIAYFVLVHRYPAQFKRLFKAIYAPGNVYVVHVDKSSGAELAQEISDFLDPYQNAETLESRDALWGGYSLVDAELRGMARLLEMGDEWTHYINLSGQDFPLKSQNYICQFLAANPGKQFIRALDQRKKRPETLNRISHLFVEADGNMNATGLARPYLAGDTPFIGTQWKAVTRSFCEFVCHDPQAQRFKDFYRNSLIADEAFFQTVIMNSGDHGTVTNDDLRMIDWVPDGDIKLRPRNYESKDFGDLKRSTDLFARKFDAEDDAEILTMLERHLQSPAASAYQTPIRVLVPDSPSHAPQFAAA; from the coding sequence ATGATCGCCTATTTCGTCCTTGTGCATCGGTATCCCGCGCAATTTAAACGCCTTTTCAAGGCAATCTATGCGCCGGGCAATGTCTATGTGGTTCATGTCGACAAAAGCTCCGGTGCCGAACTCGCACAGGAGATTTCTGACTTTCTGGATCCGTATCAGAATGCCGAAACGCTTGAGTCAAGAGACGCACTCTGGGGCGGCTACAGCCTTGTTGATGCGGAGTTACGCGGCATGGCCCGCCTTCTCGAAATGGGCGACGAGTGGACCCATTATATAAACCTGTCTGGGCAGGACTTCCCATTGAAGAGCCAAAATTACATCTGTCAGTTTCTTGCTGCAAACCCCGGTAAGCAATTCATTCGCGCGCTCGACCAGCGAAAGAAACGACCCGAAACACTGAACCGGATCAGTCATCTTTTCGTCGAGGCAGACGGCAACATGAACGCTACCGGATTGGCGCGCCCGTATCTGGCCGGCGACACGCCTTTTATCGGCACACAGTGGAAAGCGGTCACCCGCAGCTTTTGCGAATTTGTCTGCCATGATCCCCAAGCCCAGCGCTTCAAAGACTTCTATCGCAACAGTCTCATCGCAGACGAGGCCTTTTTCCAGACCGTGATCATGAACAGTGGCGATCATGGCACGGTGACGAACGATGATCTGCGAATGATCGACTGGGTACCGGATGGCGACATCAAGCTGCGTCCGCGCAATTATGAATCGAAGGATTTCGGTGATCTGAAGCGCAGTACCGATCTTTTCGCCCGCAAATTTGACGCTGAAGATGACGCCGAGATTCTGACAATGCTCGAACGGCATCTCCAATCACCCGCAGCCTCAGCCTATCAGACGCCGATCCGAGTGCTGGTGCCGGATTCCCCTTCCCACGCACCGCAGTTCGCAGCCGCCTAA
- a CDS encoding acyl-CoA dehydrogenase family protein, whose protein sequence is MEIAPIPGLSDEVNDIRLRTAKVVNDEIIPAEPVLFKGGAEAEPVRARIKSQVKEQGLWAPHLPVEYGGMGVGFLAHAYMNEVMAWSPFSARLFGVVAPNSGNQKVLLKYGTEEQKKKWLEPLISGEMESCFSMTEPDNAGSDPRSIQTRAVRDGDEWVINGHKWYTSNARRADFAIVMCRTARPDAEPGKPSDTMVQVIVPMDSPGLEIVRSVPVWGHTHGDHCEITYTDVRVPVENALGRVGSGHAAAQDRLGAGRVFHCMNSIGAMWRAFDMMVTRAMSREVHGGTLDTKQFVQGFIADSYMDIQAARLMTINCARVMDEGGDARTDISAIKVFVPAAFERVVDRAIQVHGALGVSGDTPLAGMYTGARTLRLADGPDEVHRILIAKNVFKHYKAGGSWDFGT, encoded by the coding sequence ATGGAAATCGCGCCCATCCCCGGCCTGTCTGACGAGGTCAACGACATCCGCCTGCGCACGGCGAAGGTGGTGAATGACGAGATTATTCCCGCCGAGCCGGTGCTGTTCAAAGGCGGTGCGGAGGCCGAACCCGTCCGTGCACGTATCAAGAGCCAGGTGAAAGAGCAGGGCCTGTGGGCACCGCATCTGCCGGTGGAGTATGGCGGTATGGGCGTTGGGTTTCTTGCCCACGCATACATGAATGAAGTGATGGCGTGGTCGCCGTTTTCAGCGCGGCTGTTTGGTGTGGTTGCGCCTAACTCCGGCAACCAGAAAGTGCTGCTGAAATACGGCACCGAAGAACAGAAGAAAAAATGGCTTGAGCCGTTGATCTCCGGCGAAATGGAAAGCTGCTTCTCCATGACCGAACCGGACAATGCAGGCTCTGATCCGCGTTCCATCCAGACCCGCGCCGTGCGCGACGGCGACGAGTGGGTCATCAACGGCCACAAGTGGTACACGTCGAATGCGCGTCGGGCCGATTTTGCCATCGTCATGTGCCGCACCGCGCGGCCCGACGCTGAACCCGGCAAGCCGTCCGACACAATGGTGCAGGTGATTGTACCTATGGACTCGCCCGGTCTGGAAATTGTGCGGTCCGTTCCGGTGTGGGGCCACACTCATGGTGACCATTGCGAAATAACGTACACGGACGTTCGGGTGCCGGTTGAAAATGCACTGGGCCGCGTCGGCTCCGGCCATGCCGCAGCCCAGGACCGTCTGGGCGCGGGGCGGGTGTTTCACTGCATGAACTCCATCGGGGCCATGTGGCGTGCCTTCGACATGATGGTGACGCGCGCCATGAGTCGCGAGGTGCATGGCGGCACACTCGACACCAAGCAGTTTGTGCAGGGTTTCATTGCCGACAGCTACATGGACATTCAGGCCGCCCGGCTGATGACCATCAACTGCGCCCGCGTGATGGACGAAGGCGGCGACGCGCGCACTGATATTTCTGCCATCAAGGTGTTTGTGCCCGCAGCCTTTGAGCGCGTGGTGGACCGCGCCATTCAGGTGCATGGCGCGCTGGGTGTGTCTGGCGATACGCCGCTTGCAGGCATGTACACCGGCGCCCGCACGCTGCGGCTGGCAGATGGCCCCGACGAAGTGCATCGCATCCTCATCGCCAAAAATGTCTTCAAACATTACAAGGCCGGTGGTAGCTGGGACTTTGGGACCTAG